In the genome of Vicia villosa cultivar HV-30 ecotype Madison, WI linkage group LG7, Vvil1.0, whole genome shotgun sequence, one region contains:
- the LOC131619076 gene encoding uncharacterized protein LOC131619076 gives MTDILHIQETKLNLVPDFLARSFWRSEDIGFSISRSIGPKRYIWRKLMRLKSKFFDGDWLIGGDFNAVKNQEERVGRSLVGSNSEWRELMRPQVHGYIEEFSNFIDDSCLVDVPSKGKKFSWFSGDEKSKSRIDIFLVADNIIRDWGLVGQFIGSRDISDHCPIWLVVDRANWGLKPFCCNKEFLPFVEKEWKAIKVAGRGDFILKEKLQILKGRLRWWNTNVFGNIDLEIEEEVRDMNEGVDEDDGGIVDVEKLKKASSKFWLNLKIKENMLIQKSRIKWLNEGDTNSRYFHLVMKERRRRNHISPINSNSGLLESVNEVREEVRNHFKLMFSELEVSRPVLDGIFSKGLDSIERDFLEVSFSEEEIKEAMWSCDGSKSPDPDGYSFHFIKKC, from the exons ATGACGGATATTTTACATATTCAAGAGACAAAATTGAATTTGGTTCCCGATTTTTTGGCTAGGAGTTTTTGGAGGTCTGAAGATATAGGATTTTCTATCTCACGTTCTATTG GACCTAAGAGATATATTTGGAGAAAGCTCATGCGGTTAAAATCTAAGTTCTTCGATGGTGATTGGTTGATAGGAGGGGACTTTAACGCCGTTAAGAATCAGGAGGAAAGAGTAGGGAGATCTTTGGTGGGAAGCAATTCCGAATGGAGGGAGTTGATGCGTCCGCAAGTGCACGgatatatcgaa GAGTTCTCAAATTTTATTGATGATAGTTGTCTCGTGGATGTGCCTTCTAAAGGTAAGAAGTTCTCTTGGTTTAGCGGAGATGAGAAGTCTAAAAGTAGGATTGATATATTTTTGGTGGCGGACAATATTATTAGAGATTGGGGTCTCGTGGGGCAATTCATCGGTTCGAGAGACATCTCGGATCATTGTCCTATTTGGTTGGTGGTCGATCGTGCTAATTGGGGTCTGAAACCTTTTTGTTGCAATAAGGAGTTTCTTCCTTTTGTGGAAAAGGAGTGGAAAGCTATAAAAGTGGCGGGACGTGGTGATTTTATTCTTAAGGAGAAACTTCAGATTCTTAAAGGAAGACTTAGGTGGTGGAATACAAATGTTTTTGGAAATATTGACTTGGAAATAGAAGAGGAAGTTAGGGATATGAATGAGGGGGTGGATGAAGATGATGGTGGGATAGTTGATGTGGAAAAACTCAAGAAAGCTAGTAGTAAATTTTGGTTGAATCTCAAGATTAAGGAGAATATGTTGATTCAAAAATCAAGGATAAAATGGCTCAATGAAGGAGATACTAATAGTAGGTACTTTCATCTGGTTATGAAAGAAAGGAGGAGGAGGAATCATATCAGTCCTATCAATTCTAATAGTGGTTTGTTGGAATCGGTTAATGAGGTGAGGGAAGAAGTCCGGAATCATTTCAAATTGATGTTTTCCGAGCTGGAAGTATCGAGGCCGGTATTGGATGGGATTTTTTCCAAGGGGTTAGATTCTATTGAGAGAGATTTTCTTGAGGTTTCTTTCTCGGAGGAGGAGATTAAGGAAGCAATGTGGAGTTGTGATGGTTCGAAGAGTCCGGACCCGGATGGTTATTCTTTTCACTTTATTAAGAAgtgttga